In Hirundo rustica isolate bHirRus1 chromosome 2, bHirRus1.pri.v3, whole genome shotgun sequence, one genomic interval encodes:
- the ICOSLG gene encoding ICOS ligand: MEPRGYGFLLLLLHILKVVIALEEKNIISKLGDNAILSCIYNKKNLQLKNLRVYWQIADDSYQEKCLVVHALISGQDDNRSQCIHFKNRTQLFQDRLENGDFSLLLLNVSQSDEHTYKCVVQEKTELPRVIHQAEVVLSLAASYSQPILSGPIRNSTGEEVTFNCRSGNGYPKPNVYWINKVNNSRLSPSKTEIILHSDGTFSVFSTLKVKATSNMQIECSIENEMLQENLSANYTQQKKTSGSGTESDKQLEKKGRGAQAAGIVGIVFVIGVLTGLICWLWRRRSSNLVSYRDVQLREDQGGLNSPA, translated from the exons ATGGAGCCGCGAGG gtACGGGTTTCTGTTACTGCTCCTTCATATCCTGAAAGTCG TTATTGCACTAGAGGAGAAGAACATCATCAGTAAACTTGGAGACAACGCCATACTAAGTTGcatttataacaaaaaaaacttGCAATTGAAAAATCTACGTGTATATTGGCAAATAGCTGATGATTCCTATCAAGAAAAGTGTTTAGTTGTACATGCACTGATCTCTGGCCAAGATGATAACAGAAGTCAGTGTATTCACTTTAAAAACAGGACTCAATTATTCCAGGATAGGTTGGAAAATggtgatttttctctgctattgCTAAATGTCAGCCAGAGTGATGAGCATACATACAAATGTGTAGTGCAGGAGAAAACTGAACTTCCCAGAGTGATTCACCAGGCAGAAGTGGTTCTCAGTTTAGCAG CGAGTTACAGCCAACCAATACTCAGTGGACCAATAAGAAACAGCACTGGAGAGGAGGTGACCTTCAACTGCAGGTCTGGCAATGGATACCCAAAGCCCAACGTTTACTGGATCAATAAAGTGAACAACAGTCGCCTGTCTCCATCAAAAACAGAGATCATACTCCACAGCGATGGCACTTTCAGCGTTTTTAGCACACTGAAGGTGAAAGCCACTTCTAACATGCAAATAGAGTGCTCCATAGAGAACGAGATGCTGCAGGAAAATCTATCAGCCAACT acacacagcagaagaaaaccagtGGTTCTGGCACAGAAAGCGACAAACAACTAGAAAAAAAAGGCCGAGGTGCTCAAGCGGCTGGCATCGTTGGCATTGTCTTTGTGATAGGTGTTCTAACTGGTTTAATCTGCTGGCTGTGGAGAAGGAGGTCCTCCAATCTAGTGTCCTATAGAG ATGTCCAACTAAGAGAAGACCAAGGAGGACTCAACt caCCTGCCTAA